In Vicia villosa cultivar HV-30 ecotype Madison, WI linkage group LG7, Vvil1.0, whole genome shotgun sequence, the DNA window CCCATCAATTAGGTAGATCAAAAAAGCAATCTATTCGATTGGATTAAGGTCCCAAACAATCGGGTAGTTCAAAAAATCTTCCAATCAATTGGTTAGTTAAAATATGCTTCATGACAAGACAAGCTTTcacacttctcatttttcacaacTTTGAGACTTTCAAGATCCTTTTCTAGAAATATCAATCTTATAAGCACTTCAATAGAATCTTGAGTCTCCTGCTAGACGAGACTTGAGATGTCCTAAAGTTTGGTCACCATGATCAGAAAGTGGAAGAACCATTACTAGCGACTTTATCAAGTTTAGCAATCATTGATGTTATCCAcatcaaaactttaaaaaaattatcagtaggATCATCTACTTCATATCTGCAAGCACATAAATCTACAAATGAAATTTTTAGATTCTAAATAATAAAAGCAATTCAATTAacacattttttatatattttatttgataaaatttattatttaatatttaagtttTTTCACAATTTTATTAAAGTTAAGAAAACACAAATTAAGTAAAACTTAATTTACATAATAGAATGTATCTCCCATTAAATAAACGAATTATATCTCtcaaatttgatttaaatttaaatttttaaaatatatatatatatatatatatatatatatatatatatatatatatatatatatatatatatatatatatatatatatatatatatatatatatatatatatatatatatatatatatatatatatatatataaaaattatgtcAAATAGTTTACATAAAAACATTGAAAtcacatatttttaattttaaatttattatttgaaCAAAATATCATTGAATTTGAATGAGTTGATTTGAGTTGGATTAAAATATGAGTTGAATTGATTTGGATAATTGGATTTATGGACTATGAATATTAAAGGACATTGAACGGACAGGATCTTTTGATTAagggttttttaaaattaaatttcttttatttgtaaattatgaGGTGAattgtttataaaataaataaattaattgcaTAATAATATATACTAAATTTCATTGATAAGACATACACAATCACATGTttacaatttaataaaattaaaacaagtATTTCAAAAATTCCATACAAATTTAATAAACAAAATCATAACACAATGACCGTTTAATTTCAGTAATATTGTAGTACATATGttattgctttttcttttttttcttcatttgtaTATGGACTATTAATCCGTTGGACTTGGTGGaaaattactaattaatttaaaaatatatgataataatttttttttgagaaaataagattcatttcttaaattttataaaggattttatatttgattttctaaatctaaatttatatttgatttactaaatcaaattttttatttgatatttctaaaataataaacCAAATTTGATATGTAATAAACGCATCAATTATTAATAGATTcgctatttaatattttgtaaattACATTAATGTAAATCACTCACCGACATTAAATTAAAGGTTCATTAAAAAGCCCAAAATAATCTTAAATCTATATAAACCCCTCACTCAATTTCTCAACTCACTTCATTGTTCTTTCTTTGCTAAAATTCTCTTTCCATTACAAACTCTTCTTCTTCTCATAGCTCAACGAGTTCTCATCTTCGCATTCGCAGACTTCAGGTAACTTGTTCGTCAAGGTTTCTTCTATTCTCGTTTACAAATTTTTTCGCTTTACATTATCATCAAGGTATGCGTTGGTTGAATGATTTAGGATTAGTCATGAGTGATGATTTGATATTCGGTACTTTAAAGctcaaatttttagggtttgatatGATTTCGGATCTGATCGCATTGGATATTGAAATGCTGATAAAGTGGTTGATTTGGATTTGGAGTGTTATTGGAATGTTGCTTCTTTTTAGATTATCATGGTTATGAATGTGACAAGGTTCAAAGTTAGGGTTTAGTATGAACTGGGATGTGATCGAATTGGGCATTGAAATTTAGGGTTTAATATGATTTGGGATGTAGTCAAATTGGATATTGAAATGTTGATCAAGTGGCTGATTTGGATTTTGGGTGTTATTGGAATGTTGTTTCTTTTTAGATTAATATGGATATGAAAGTGAAAAGGTTCAACAGAACTGATCGAGTCATTGGGACAACGTGCATCTATTGGCTCCAAGGAAGATGCAACAGAAACCCGTGTAGGTTTCTTCACAGTGAGACACCGTCTATTAGGGCTACTGCTTCTTATAGAGATGATACTGCATCGTACCATAACGCAAGGAAGCGTTGTAGTGTATCGCCTACGCCTGAATCTGCTAAGAGGGTCTCATGGAGAAAGACTGAAAATGACATGTCGGTTCCCAAACATACTACTAAGAAGGTCTTGAGTAGAAATTTGGAAGATGACAGAGAAAGGACACAAGTTCTTCCTCAGAAGCCTTCAACAAGCATCTGCAAATATTGGATGAATGACAACTGTGTTCATGGTGATAAGTGCCGGAATTTACACTCATGGTCTTATGGCGATGGGTTTTCCATATTAGCAAAGCTTCAAGGACACAAGAAGGTACTTACTTGGGCTTATATCCACTTCCTTCTAAGTTCCTCATAAAACCTAGAAATTTTGGCTTCTTTTTTAACTGATAATGCTCACGtggtttaattaaaatatttgtgaACAGCTTGCCACCGGAATTGCACTTCCAAATGGATCAGACAAACTTTATTCTGGCAGCGCCGACGGGACACTTCGGTCATGGGACTGCCATACCGGTCAATGTGCCAATTTGATGAATCTTGGTGCCGAAGCTACCTCTTTGATTAATGAAGGCCCATGGATTTTTGTTGGTCTTCCTAACACTGTCAAGGTAAGCTCTTATTCTTACTTCAGTTATTGTTTTCTTCCATTATATGGTCTTGTCAATTATATAGGACTGTTACTTGTAAACTGATTATGTCAATGTGGTTTTTGTGAAGGCATGGAATATTCAGACTGCTTCGCAGTTTACTCTTGATGGACCTAAGGGACGAGTCCTTGCCATGACTGTTGGCAATGATACACTCTTAGCTGGAGCAGAGGTAACTACTACCCGCACATTGATTTATGGTTGTTATCTAGATAAATCAGATTTTTAGTCCTCTATTTGCTACTAGTTGTATAGCTTATTTTGTTCTCTTACTTTTGAAACAGTTCATTTCATTGACTTATGTTAAATTTGATCATTTAAATCACAGGATGGTGTAATTTCTGCATGGAGAGGCAGCTCGGAACCCAATTCTCCTTTTGAATTGGTTGCATCCCTATGCGGTCACACTAAATCTGTTGTTTGCCTGACTGTTGGGGCTCACAACAAGATGCTGTACTCAGGATCCAAGGATCAAAGCATTAAGGTATTTTGTTCTTCTATCTTAGCTCTACACAGTTGCTTGTTGCTTTATATATGTTTTGTTTGATAATTATTTCTTATCGTTTTATTCAGGTTTGGGACCTAGACACATTTCAGTGTAAAATGACACTCAATGCACATGCAGATGAAGTCACATCCCTTCTTTGTTGGGACAATTTCTTGTTATCGGGTTCATCAGACCGCACTATCAAGGTCTGGTATAAAACCATGGAGGAAACTTTGGAAGTTGCATATTCACACGATGTAGAAAATGTAAGTTACTTAGCTAGAATGTTTAACATCTGTACATTGTTTAACATTATTCGGTTGTGTGTGTTCATTTGTAGTTGTCAATTTGATATTTCTTATAATGGTTGTGAATGAACGGTTTTTTATTCTGATTTTTACAGGGTGTTGTTGCACTTTCTGGGATGACagatccaaaagataagcctATAGTGTTCTGCTCTACTAGAGACAATTCAGTTCGCCTCTATGAACTACCATCGTAAGTCAACTTGCAACCATCACCATCGCATTCTAATGTAAACTTGAATCGGTTCTTGACCGCATGTCTACATTTATGATTTACAGATTTGCCGAGAGGGGTAGATTGTTTGCTAAGCAAGAAGTTGGATTAATCGATGTAGCTCCTGGTGGACTCTTCTTCACCGGAGACAGAACTGGAATGCTGACTGTCTGGAAATGGTTAGAAGAGCCCAAGGCTGCAGCATCCTCTTGAGACATGACAAATGCTTTCTTCCACCAACTACTTAACACCGTTGATGTAAATTGCGTAAtgctttcaatttattttttctcGAATCAATTCATGATTGCTAATAGTAAAAGCAAATTTGTATATATTTAACAGAGCAATTCCAGTTCCATTTTTGCCATCTGCTGTTAGTTCGATGTGATTATTGTAAAAACCAGtttatattaaatagaaaattcCAATTCCATTTTCTCCTACTTTTCTGTTTGTGgcataaaataacttaaaatggAAGTAAAAACATAGCAAGACTGTTCAAAAGCAAAATCCTAAGAAATCAAAAGACAAATTTAGCTTTGTATATTTTGATGGTATTGCAAGTTGTGTGCATGAATGTAAGTGTGATTACATAAAATGAGAAACTAGATGAAAAATACATGTAAGTGAGCCTCTGCATATTCATTAGAAATAGAAGACACATCGGTTTGACAACAAAGATTATAAAACTATGATGTctttattataaacaaaataatgatgttttgacatcatgtTGAACATCACTCAATCAAACCAAGTATAGCTAGAGATTGAAGAAAAGGTAACTAATTTCAATGTTGGTAATATGAACTTAAATTTACTTTGATGCAAAAATGACTAGGATGAATCAAAGAGTCTCAGGTACATGATGGTAATTAGCTTGTTATATG includes these proteins:
- the LOC131618373 gene encoding zinc finger CCCH domain-containing protein 48-like, producing the protein MDMKVKRFNRTDRVIGTTCIYWLQGRCNRNPCRFLHSETPSIRATASYRDDTASYHNARKRCSVSPTPESAKRVSWRKTENDMSVPKHTTKKVLSRNLEDDRERTQVLPQKPSTSICKYWMNDNCVHGDKCRNLHSWSYGDGFSILAKLQGHKKLATGIALPNGSDKLYSGSADGTLRSWDCHTGQCANLMNLGAEATSLINEGPWIFVGLPNTVKAWNIQTASQFTLDGPKGRVLAMTVGNDTLLAGAEDGVISAWRGSSEPNSPFELVASLCGHTKSVVCLTVGAHNKMLYSGSKDQSIKVWDLDTFQCKMTLNAHADEVTSLLCWDNFLLSGSSDRTIKVWYKTMEETLEVAYSHDVENGVVALSGMTDPKDKPIVFCSTRDNSVRLYELPSFAERGRLFAKQEVGLIDVAPGGLFFTGDRTGMLTVWKWLEEPKAAASS